The following coding sequences lie in one Rutidosis leptorrhynchoides isolate AG116_Rl617_1_P2 chromosome 6, CSIRO_AGI_Rlap_v1, whole genome shotgun sequence genomic window:
- the LOC139852817 gene encoding ran-binding protein 1 homolog b-like translates to MAANDPEQPDVDNIAAAAVEDEYIRALVAPIVHLEPIAVITGEENEDAILDLKAKLHRFDNDGNQWKERGAGSVKLLQHKDTKKFRLVMRQSKTLKICANHSVTKSTSVQEHTGNDKSCVWHAADFSDSELKDELLCIRFASVNNCQKFMKTVQDVAESQQDEEENEAA, encoded by the exons ATGGCTGCCAACGATCCTGAACAACCAGATGTCGACAATATCGCCGCCGCCGCAGTTGAAGACGAATACATCAGAGCACTGGTTGCTCCGATCGTCCATCTCGAACCAATCGCTGTTATTACCGGTGAAGAAAACGAAGACGCTATACTCGATCT taagGCAAAGTTGCATAGATTTGATAATGATGGAAATCAGTGGAAAGAAAGAGGTGCTGGATCTGTTAAGCTGTTACAACATAAGGATACTAAGAAATTTCGCCTCGTTATGCGTCAATCAAAAACCCTAAAAATATGTGCTAATCATTCAG TTACTAAGAGTACTTCGGTTCAAGAGCACACTGGGAATGATAAGTCATGTGTGTGGCATGCTGCTGATTTCTCTGATAGTGAACTCAAAGATGAGCTTTTATGCATTAGATTCGCGTCCGTTAACA ATTGCCAAaagttcatgaaaacagttcaagacGTGGCTGAATCTCAACAGGACGAGGAGGAGAACGAAGCTGCTTAA